CGACCAACTGCCGCCGGGCTGCCGGATTGCGGACTTCGAACGCAAGGCGGTCCACTGCACCCTGATGACCCCTCGGGGCGCGCTGCCCCCGCCCTACGAGGCGGACCTCCCCGAGTGGGAACTCCTCGACCAGTGGCTGTGGTCCATGCAGCACGCGACGCAGTACCCGCCGTCTGATGAGGCGCGGGAACAGCTCGACGGGATACGTTTCCCGCTGCCGCACTGCGTGCGCGCCGCACTGGGCTCGCGTGGGCTCACCCTGATCGGGGCCGACCCCGAACCAGCCCGCAACTACTACACCGGTGCCGCCTACCACCTGACGACCCTCTACGCCGATGCCCTGGCCCTGGCCCGGTTGCAGCAGATCGTGCTGGACGCCTTCGGCGCCGAGGTGGCCCGGGTGGCCGAACGGGAACCGGGCCGTCGGCCCGTGGCCCTGCTCGAACGCGAACTGCTGGTGTTTCGCCGGAGCTATTGGTCCGCCGGATTCGGTCGGCAGGAGAACGTCGACGAGATGACCCGGGCCTGGCAGCGAGCCGCCGGGCTGCCCGACGCACTCCAACGGCTCACCGGCGACTTGGGCGAACTCTCCCGGCAGGTGCAGGCGGCCGAGACCGCCACCACCAATGCGATCCTGGGGCTGATCGCCGCGTTCGGTCTGCCGCTGACCGCGGGTCTCGCCGTCTGGGCCGGGCTCCCGTCGGCGGGGACGACCTCCCTATGGCGCTTCCTGGGTGTCATAGCGGTCGCTACGGCGGCACTCGTGGTGTTCTTCCCCGGGCTGCGTCGGCTCCTCGTCGACCTCTTCCGGCGCAGGCGCCCCGGGACGGCGGCGCGGGCGGACGGAAGGCGGTGGCGCCGATGGCTCCGCCGGAGCTGAGCTTCCGGTGGCCGCCCCGGCACGCCCCCGGCTTCCCGCCCGGCTGCCCCGACAGCGGTGACGTCCTCACCCGGATCGCCGAGGAGACGGCCGCCGGGACGGCCCTGACGCTCGTCGTCGTCACCAGCGCCCTGCGGGCCGCCGTCGAGGACAGCGCGGACCACGGGGCGGGACTCGCCCGGGTCCGTCGCGGCCTGGCCCGGATCGGGCACGCCGCCGGGGACGCCTGGCATCCCTCGTACTACGGGAAGGACCTCGTCCTCGTGGGCCCCGGGAGCACCCCGGCACCGGCCCGGCTGCTCGACCGGCACACCGGCGCCGGCAACGGGGTACGGCACGGCTGGGCGTGGGCCCGGCCCGTCCTGGACGGCGGCGCGGCGGACCGCGGGGAGACGCTGCTGCGCGCCTGCTACACCGTGTCGATGGCCGCCCGCGCCCGCCGGGACGCCCCCGGCGCGCTGCCGGACCACGCGGACACGGCGCTGGCACGGCTCCCGGAGCGGTACCCCGTCGCACGTCTCGCGTCCCTGCTCGCCGGGGTGCTCGTACGCCCCCACGGGAGCGAAGGCCCCGGGGCCGGCCCCGGCGAGGACCCCCGGCTGCCCGGGGTGCTCTCCGCGGACGGCTGGTCCGGCCCCACGGGAACGGGGGTCCACCTGGTGACCGACGTCCACGACATCGAGTGGGGGACGCTCGCCCGCCCCGGTGGCACCCGTCTGACCGGCGGCACCCGTCTCACCGAGGGCAACGCCGAGCGGTTGCTGCCGCTCGCCGAGTCCTGGCGCCGGGGTGGCCTGCCCCTGGGCACCGTGCTCGACCGCGCCTACGGGCTGCGTCTGGCCCGGGAGACGCTGCTCGCGGAGCATCTGCGGGTGATCAGCGACGCGGTCGGTGAACGGGGACGGGTCTTCGCCACGCTGGGGGACGGGCTGTCCGGTGTGGTCGCCGACGAGGCGACGGCCCGTGCGGCGGTCGGCGCCGCCAACCGCCGCACCGTGGGCCGCATGGCGAGCGGCGCGGGTCTGACCCTGTTGACCGGCCAGGACCCCGATGCAGCCGCCCGCCAGGCGCAGTTCGCCCTCCATGTGACGAAGACCCTCAAAGGCACTGCGTACTCCGGAGCCGCGACCCGTCTCTTCGGCCACCGCCTCACCCCACCCGAGGCGGACGCGGCGCTCGCCTTCCTGACCGCCCTGCACACGACCGGCCCCACCGCGCCAGGCTTCCACCATCTTGCTCACGCCTATCGGTGGCGGTCCTGGTGGCGGTCTCACCTGCCGGTGGTGGCGTGGCCACGGCTGGGGGTGCTTCTCTCGGGTGTGAGGTGAATTTCGGCCGGGGTTCCCCAGATCCCGTACTGACAAGGGCCCGTGCCTGGGTGGTGGCCTGGAAGGTCATCGGCCCGCGTGTGAGCCTTTCCGGTGGCACGGGGGCCGTCCTCAATCCCCCCGGAGGGGCACCCCTCCCATGGACCTGATCTGTGCGGGCTGCCCGCACACTTCAGCCTCGTGGGGGTGCCCGAAATTCAGCCCCTCCGGCGTTTGAGGAGCGGGGGTTCGGGGGCTGGCCCCCGACGATGGGGCCGCGCGGGGCGGGGGCCGGGGGTCCGTCGGCTTACGCGTGAGCCTTGCGTTGGTGCGGGGTCCGTCCTCAATCTCCCCCAGAGGGGGTACCCCCAACGGGCTTGTTTTGCTCGGGTCACCCGTCGGGTGCGGGGGTGGGGGCCTCCGGGCTCGACTCCTCAGGGCCGGCAGACCGGGCGTCCGTCGTCCGGGCGCGGGCCCTTGTCCGCCGGTCCCTTCCGGGGACGACCCTGCACCCCCCACCACGGGCAGACGGCCACTCGGTGCCGGAAGGGGGCACACTCCCGCCCGGGGGGAGGTAAAGGCCCCGGCCCACGTCGTCGTGCTACTGGTCCCGAGCCGTCCGCCCGCTGAGCCGTTCATAACGCTGCCGCGCGGCCTGCGTACTGCCGAGGCCGAGACCGAAGGCGATCTCCTGCCAGGTGAGACCCCGCCCCCGGGCCATCGCCAGAAGCGATTCCTCCAAGATGTCGACATCCCCCCGCATCCGCGGCACGAGCGACAGCGCGGCAATGATGTCGCTGCGGTCGACCTCGGGTTCGTCCTCCTCCCGAAGCCCCGCGTTGGCGGCGAGCGCGACCGTCAGCCGGACCGCCTCGTGCGGGGTGACGACCGGGGTCCGCGCGGGTCGGACGCGCTGTTCCTCGGTGGCGGCGTGGCGGTCGTTGAGCCGTATCAGCGCGGCGAATTCGCGCTCGACCCGCTGGGCGGCGGGGTCCGTCGGACTGAAGACATCGGATGAGGTCGAACCGGTGGTCTCTTCCATGGCACAGACGCTAGGGAACGACCCTTGTGATGTCAATGTGGCGTTGTGAACGATGTGTTCACAGGGTGGGGTCGCGCGCCGTACTGGAGTCCGCCCAGAGAAGGGCCAATCGGGTGAACCGCCGCATGGACGTCGTCGTGCCACAGAGCGAAGAGATGTCTGCCCCCCCGGCCCGTCGACGCACCGGCTCCGCAGGGCCGTCGGACACCCCAAGGAGAACCATGGCGTTCACCCCCTTCAGATCCTCAGCGGCACTCGCGATCGCGGCCGGACTGGCGCTGGTCCTCGGAATCCCGGGACCGGCGACGGCAGCGGACGGTCCGGCGGTGCTGGAAGTCCGTACGGAGGCACGGAACATGGACGACATGGTCCATGTGGCGACCGCCTGGGAGCACACCTTCTACGGGGGTGCGCACATCTCCTTCTACGCCAGGGACTGCCGGACGGCGGGCAGCCAGATCCTCGACTCGCTGCCCCCCGGCTGGAACGACCGGCTCAGCTCGATGCAGGTCTACAGCCAGTGCTCGGTGCGTCTCTACCGTGAACTCAACCGCCAGGGCCCCTATGTCTGGCTCCACGCGGGCAAACGGATACCGGACCTCTGGGCGGACAACGACCTGACGAGTTCGATGCTGTTCATGGCGCCGTAGCGGCTCCGTGCCGCCCGTGCGGCGGTTCGTCCGGGCCCGGTTCCCACCGCCAGGCCCGCGGCGACCACAGGGCATCCCCGTGCGCGGCCGGAGCGGCGGACGGGGATGCGAAGGGCGGTGCGGGGCGCTCCAGGACCGGGTGCCAGAAGGCGGCGAGGCGGTCCGCCGCCTCCGGGAGGCGGCCGAGGGCCGGGGCGGTGCGGAAGACGGCGGTGTCCCAGAAGTCCAGCCACTCCCGGGGCGGCGGGGGCAGCCGGAGCGGCCAGGCGCGGCGCATGGGGGCGAACTCGGCCGCCACATCGCGGCGCAGCCCGTCCAGGGAGAGCCGGGGCGCCCGGTGGCACCTGGCCACCAGGAGGAAGTCCAGCAGATCGGACCAACGGGTGTTGACCTTCCCGCTCTCGCGCCGCCGGGTGTAGCGCAGCAGCTTCTGGGCGAGACAGCGGCTGAGCGTCGCCGCCGGGACGGTGACCGTGGCCGCTCCCGGACCGTTCCCGCCGTACGGGAAGGCGAGCGGGGCGGTACGGGTGTCGTGCGCGGCGGAGTCGTCCGGTGTCAGCAGGACGTTCAGCAGGACACGGTCGTACAGCTCGCGGCCGTACAGCTCGCGGTCGTGCAGGACCCGGTCGTCCAGGCGCTCCCGCGGACCGTGCGGCGGTGGCCCGTCCACCTCGACGAGGACCCGGTGCACGGTCGCCCGGCCCGGTGAGCCGAAGACGACCGGCTCGGTCCGCAGGACCGTGATCCGCTCGCCGCCCGGCCCCGGCGGCAGCCCGGTGGCCGTCAGCAGCAGCGGACCGGCGCTCTCCGGCAGCGAGAGATCCACATCCTCCGGCATCCGTGCCCCCGGGCCGATCCGGCCGAGGATCGCCGCCGAGCCCTTGAGGTGCCAGCCGTGCGGCGGCAGCAG
The nucleotide sequence above comes from Streptomyces clavuligerus. Encoded proteins:
- a CDS encoding peptidase inhibitor family I36 protein produces the protein MAFTPFRSSAALAIAAGLALVLGIPGPATAADGPAVLEVRTEARNMDDMVHVATAWEHTFYGGAHISFYARDCRTAGSQILDSLPPGWNDRLSSMQVYSQCSVRLYRELNRQGPYVWLHAGKRIPDLWADNDLTSSMLFMAP